In Betaproteobacteria bacterium, the genomic window CATCGACGACGACCTCCTGGACATCATGATGACCTGGGACCAGTTGTCCGCCGAGGGAAACCGGCCGCCCAAGTACGCCCAGGACAGTTCGCTGTGGAAGACCGTCACCGGCGCGATCAGCCTGCATAGCCAGCCCGGTTCGGGCCTCTCGATCCTGCCGGCGGCCAATCTCTACGAGTTGATGCTGCGCTTCGAACGCCTCAAGGTGAAGCGAGGCGAGGTGCTGGTGCGCGAAGGTGAAGTGGGGGACTACTACTTCGTCATCGAGAGCGGCCGGGCGCAGGTGACCCGGGCCATCGGCGGCAGCCAGGTCCATGTCGCCGAACTCAAGGGCGGCCAGGCCTTTGGGGAGGAAGCCCTGGTGTCCGGTGCGACCCGCAATGCCACGGTGACCATGAAGCGCGACGGGGTGGTCCTGCGCCTGGGCAAGGAGGACTTCGACGAGTTGCTCAAGGAGCCCCTCTTGCATGCCCTGTCGCGATCCGAGGCCGAGGCGCGAGTGGCGGCGGGGGCCGCCCGCTGGCTGGACGTGCGCTATCCGGCGGAATTCGCCCAGGACGGCCTGCCCTGCGCGCGCAACATTCCCTTGAACGAACTGCGGGCCGCTTTCGGCCTGCTCCAGCCCGACACCGAATACATCGTCTATTGCCAGAGCGGCCGGCGCAGTTCGGCCGCCGCCTTTCTGCTCTCCCAGCATGGTTTTCGGGCCGGCTGGCTGGAGGGCGGATTGAACGCCGGGGAAGCGTGACATGAATGCACAGAACAAGACAGAAACCGCCGGGGGATCGGACGTCGCGAGCCGTCTGGTCTTCCTCAAGAATCTCCATGGGGTGACCAACAAGATCCACGCCACCAGCGCGGTGGACGAGATCATGCTGGAGTTGTCGCCGGACATCTGCAATCTCTTCAACGCCGATCGCCTGACCATCTATGTCGTGGGCGAGGACAAGCAGGCCATCGTCTCGCGGGTCAAGACCGGCCTCAATTCCTTCAAGGACATCAAGCTCCCCATCGCCGACCAGAGTATTGCCGGTTACGTCGCGGCAACGCGCCAATTGGCCAATATCAGCGACGTCTACGATGACGTGGAGCTCAAGCAGTACAGCCCCAAGATGCAGTTTCTCAAGGAGGTGGACAAGCGCACCGGCTATCGGTCCAAGCAAATGCTCGTCGCGCCCATCCTCGACGACGACGGGGAACTCCTGGGGGTCATCCAGCTCATCAACAACCGGGCCGATGTCCCATTCCCGCCCCTGGCGGTGGAAGGCGTGGGCGAGCTGGCGAAGACCCTGGCGGTCGCCTTGACCCAGCGCCAGAAGCCGGTTTTCGTCATCCGCTCGAAATACGACTACCTGGTCGCCGACGGTGTCCTGTCGGCTCCGGACCTGGAGCGGGCCCAGCGCATCGCCCGGGAAAAGGGCGCTGACATCGAGGCGGTTCTTCAGAAGGAATTCAGCGTCAAACCCGCGGCGATCGGTGCAGCACTGTCCAAGTTTTTCGACGTGCCCTACGAGCCCTTCAGAGCCGACCGCATAAAACCCATCGATCTTCTGCGCCATATCAAGCGCGAGTACGTGGATGAAAGCCATTGGCTGCCCCTGGATGACACGCCGGAAGGGCTGGTCGTCATGGCCCCGGACCCGGAGCGGGTGCGCAATTCCCGCGTCGTCAACAACATTTTCCCCAAGAGCAAGATCGTCTATCGCGTGACCACCCATGGTGAATTCGCGCAGTCGGTAGATCAATTCTTCGGTGCCCTCTCCAACATGGGGTCGGTGGACGACCTTCTTTCCGACATGGGGGATAGCGAGGAATTGGGTGACCTCGGGGGCGACGACGCCATGGCCGCGGCCGACAACGAACTCGTTCGCCTCGTAAACAAGATCATTGTCGAAGCCTATCAGCAGGGCGCTTCTGACATCCACATCGAGCCACGGCCGGGCAAGGAAAAGACCGCCATCCGCTTTCGCAAGGATGGCTCGCTGGTCAAGTACATCGAAGTGCCGGCGTCCTACCGGGCTTCCCTGGTGACGCGGCTCAAGATCATGTGCGACCTGGATATTTCCGAGAAGCGCAAACCCCAGGACGGAAAGATCAAGTTCAAGAAATTCGGCCCCTTGGACATCGAACTGCGTGTCGCCACCATTCCGACGGCGGGCGGGGTCGAGGATGTGGTGATGCGCATCCTGGCGGCCGGCGAACCGATTCCCCTGGAACAACTTGGCCTCACCCCACGCAACCGGGAAAATCTCATCAAGTGCATCGAAAAGCCTTACGGGCTCTTTTTCGTGTGCGGCCCCACCGGTTCCGGCAAAACGACGACCCTGCACTCCGTCCTTGGTTACCTCAACAAACCCGAGACCAAAATCTGGACAGCCGAGGATCCGGTCGAAATCACGCAGAAAGGGCTACGCCAGGTTCAGGTCAACAAAAAGGCGGGCCTCGACTTCGCCACGGTGATGAAAGCCTTTTTACGGGCCGACCCGGACATCATCATGGTGGGCGAAATGCGCGATCCCGAGACTACGGGGATCGGCATCGAAGCCTCCCTTACCGGGCACCTGGTCTTCGCCACCCTGCACACCAATTCGGCGCCGGAATCGATCATCCGGCTCCTGGACATGGGCATGGATCCCTTCAACTTTGCCGACGCGCTGCTGGGCATCCTGGCCCAGCGCCTCGCCAAGCGCCTGTGCAAGGAATGCAAGGAGGCGTACCACCCCGGCCAGGACGAGATCAAGGCCCTGATCCACGAATACTGCGAGGAGCTTGCCAATACCGAGAGCTGGAAGAAGGATCCCAAGGGCTCCATGGAGGCCATCTACAAGGATTGGGGCGCCCGCTACGCCAAGGACGGCAAATTCACCTTCTACCGGGCCAGGGGCTGTCCCACCTGCAACGATACCGGCTACAAGGGCCGGGTCGGCCTGCACGAGCTGCTGGTGGGCACCGACCCGGTCAAGAAACTGATTCAGGAAAAGGCGCGGGTGGCGGAAATCCTGGCCTGCGCCCTCAATGAAAACCTGCGCACCCTCAAGATGGACGGCATCGAAAAAG contains:
- a CDS encoding cyclic nucleotide-binding domain-containing protein; the protein is MKADILARLEPLGSLSPERLKELAGLCAMERFPLGADPLLGVDLQKVSVFLVGGEIKLDLAAGGVRVLVGSCEDAVWALGRKSGPIRASRAITDIEVVRIDDDLLDIMMTWDQLSAEGNRPPKYAQDSSLWKTVTGAISLHSQPGSGLSILPAANLYELMLRFERLKVKRGEVLVREGEVGDYYFVIESGRAQVTRAIGGSQVHVAELKGGQAFGEEALVSGATRNATVTMKRDGVVLRLGKEDFDELLKEPLLHALSRSEAEARVAAGAARWLDVRYPAEFAQDGLPCARNIPLNELRAAFGLLQPDTEYIVYCQSGRRSSAAAFLLSQHGFRAGWLEGGLNAGEA
- the tadA gene encoding Flp pilus assembly complex ATPase component TadA — encoded protein: MNAQNKTETAGGSDVASRLVFLKNLHGVTNKIHATSAVDEIMLELSPDICNLFNADRLTIYVVGEDKQAIVSRVKTGLNSFKDIKLPIADQSIAGYVAATRQLANISDVYDDVELKQYSPKMQFLKEVDKRTGYRSKQMLVAPILDDDGELLGVIQLINNRADVPFPPLAVEGVGELAKTLAVALTQRQKPVFVIRSKYDYLVADGVLSAPDLERAQRIAREKGADIEAVLQKEFSVKPAAIGAALSKFFDVPYEPFRADRIKPIDLLRHIKREYVDESHWLPLDDTPEGLVVMAPDPERVRNSRVVNNIFPKSKIVYRVTTHGEFAQSVDQFFGALSNMGSVDDLLSDMGDSEELGDLGGDDAMAAADNELVRLVNKIIVEAYQQGASDIHIEPRPGKEKTAIRFRKDGSLVKYIEVPASYRASLVTRLKIMCDLDISEKRKPQDGKIKFKKFGPLDIELRVATIPTAGGVEDVVMRILAAGEPIPLEQLGLTPRNRENLIKCIEKPYGLFFVCGPTGSGKTTTLHSVLGYLNKPETKIWTAEDPVEITQKGLRQVQVNKKAGLDFATVMKAFLRADPDIIMVGEMRDPETTGIGIEASLTGHLVFATLHTNSAPESIIRLLDMGMDPFNFADALLGILAQRLAKRLCKECKEAYHPGQDEIKALIHEYCEELANTESWKKDPKGSMEAIYKDWGARYAKDGKFTFYRARGCPTCNDTGYKGRVGLHELLVGTDPVKKLIQEKARVAEILACALNENLRTLKMDGIEKVVQGITDMKQVRSVCIK